Proteins from one Nyctibius grandis isolate bNycGra1 chromosome 2, bNycGra1.pri, whole genome shotgun sequence genomic window:
- the ZBED1 gene encoding E3 SUMO-protein ligase ZBED1, giving the protein MENKSLEGSPSDLKLVAHPRAKSKVWKYFGFDTNAEGCILQWKKIYCRICMAQIAYSGNTSNLSYHLEKNHPDEFCEFVKSNTEQMREAFATAFSKIKPESSQQVVQDSLIMKTYQNYENKKHQELTSAVISLICEGMYPASIVDEPTFKALLRTADPRYELPSRKYFCTKAIPEKYNAIREIVLKELTEVLWCGISTDMWRSENQNRSYVTVAVHFLSSSPANCLAVNSRCLKTFEVPEDNTAETITRVLYETFIEWGINTKVFGSTTDYSKDIVKACSLLDIPVQMPCLGHTFNAGIQQAFQLPKLCSLLARCRKLVEYFQQSTVAMYMLSEKQKQQNILHCMLVSDRVSWWGSTLAMLQRLKEQQFVIAAVLVEDSNNHHLMLEASEWNTIEGLVELLQPFKQVAEMMSASKYPTISMVKPLLHMLLNTTLNIKENDLKEISMAKEVIAKELSTTYQHTPEIDMFLNVATFLDPRYKKLPFLSAFERQQVENRVVEEAKSLLEKVKENTFRTEEKFFTVSEEPPVKKIIISSTPPPTSVINNMLAEIFCQTGGVEDQEEWHAQIVEELSNFKSQKVLGLNEDPLKWWSDRLALFPVLPKVLQKYWCILATRVFPERLFGSSANVVSAKRNRLAPAHVDEQIFLYENSRNGSEAEPEDEDEGEWGLEQEQIFNLNDSVNVNNNFFNIRDSGFV; this is encoded by the coding sequence ATGGAGAATAAAAGTTTAGAAGGTTCCCCATCAGACCTAAAGTTAGTGGCTCACCCGAGAGCAAAGAGTAAAGTGTGGAAGTACTTTGGGTTTGATACCAATGCAGAAGGATGCATATTACAGTGGAAGAAGATCTACTGCCGTATTTGCATGGCACAGATTGCCTATTCAGGAAACACGTCCAACCTTTCCTACCACCTTGAGAAAAATCACCCCGACGAATTCTGCGAATTTGTGAAAAGTAACACTGAGCAAATGAGGGAAGCCTTTGCCACTGCTTTTTCCAAAATCAAGCCAGAGTCATCGCAGCAGGTTGTTCAAGATAGCCTCATCATGAAGACCTACCAGAACTACgaaaacaaaaagcatcagGAACTGACATCTGCAGTCATCAGCTTAATTTGTGAGGGCATGTATCCGGCCTCTATCGTTGATGAACCCACCTTCAAGGCCCTCTTGAGAACAGCGGACCCCAGGTATGAACTTCCGAGCCGGAAATACTTTTGTACAAAAGCTATTCCTGAAAAGTACAATGCCATTAGAGAGATTGTGCTCAAAGAGCTCACCGAGGTTCTGTGGTGTGGCATATCCACGGACATGTGGAGGAGCGAAAACCAGAACAGGTCGTACGTAACCGTCGCGGTTCACTTTCTCAGCAGCAGTCCTGCCAACTGCCTGGCGGTGAACTcgaggtgtttaaaaacatttgaagtaCCGGAGGATAATACTGCAGAGACTATTACGCGAGTCCTTTATGAAACGTTCATTGAGTGGGGGATCAATACAAAAGTCTTTGGTTCTACAACAGATTACAGTAAAGACATTGTGAAAGCTTGCTCTCTCCTAGATATTCCCGTACAGATGCCTTGTTTGGGGCACACTTTTAACGCAGGAATACAACAAGCTTTTCAGCTCCCCAAACTCTGCAGCCTTCTTGCCAGGTGCCGAAAACTGGTGGAATATTTTCAGCAGTCTACGGTCGCGATGTACATGCTGAGcgagaagcagaagcagcagaatatTCTCCACTGCATGCTGGTAAGCGACCGTGTTTCCTGGTGGGGAAGCACGCTTGCTATGCTGCAGCGCCTCAAGGAGCAGCAGTTTGTCATCGCTGCTGTTCTCGTGGAGGACAGCAACAACCACCACCTCATGCTGGAAGCCAGTGAGTGGAATACAATCGAAGggctggtggagctgctgcagcctttcAAGCAGGTTGCAGAGATGATGTCTGCCTCAAAGTACCCAACGATCAGTATGGTGAAGCCACTGCTCCACATGCTTCTGAATACTACCCTGAACATCAAAGAGAACGATTTGAAAGAAATCAGCATGGCAAAGGAGGTGATCGCTAAAGAGTTGTCAACCACCTACCAGCACACGCCTGAGATAGACATGTTTCTCAATGTTGCAACTTTCTTGGATCCCCGCTACAAaaaactgccttttctttcagcctttGAGCGGCAGCAGGTTGAAAACAGAGTGGTGGAAGAAGCAAAAAGCCTGCTGGAGAAAGTAAAAGAGAATACTTTTAGGACTGAagagaaattcttcactgtttcAGAAGAGCCCCctgtgaaaaaaatcatcatctcCTCTACTCCTCCTCCTACCAGTGTCATCAACAACATGCTCGCAGAGATCTTTTGCCAGACGGGAGGCGTGGAAGACCAGGAGGAATGGCACGCTCAGATCGTTGAGGAGTTGAGCAACTTCAAGTCACAAAAGGTCCTCGGTTTGAACGAAGACCCGCTGAAGTGGTGGTCTGACAGACTAGCGCTGTTTCCAGTTTTACCAAAGGTTCTTCAAAAATACTGGTGTATTTTGGCCACGAGGGTCTTCCCTGAACGCCTTTTCGGTTCTTCTGCTAATGTTGTAAGTGCAAAGAGAAACCGGTTAGCCCCAGCTCACGTGGATGAGCAGATCTTTTTGTACGAAAACAGTCGGAACGGGTCCGAGGCGGAACCGGAGGATGAAGACGAAGGAGAGTGGGGTTTGGAACAggaacagatttttaatttaaatgactCGGTAAATGTAAACaacaatttctttaatatcCGAGACAGTGGGTTTGTTTAA